From a region of the Saccharomyces paradoxus chromosome IV, complete sequence genome:
- the RPL13A gene encoding 60S ribosomal protein eL13 (Ribosomal 60S subunit protein L13A~similar to YDL082W), which yields MAISKNLPILKNHFRKHWQERVKVHFDQAGKKVSRRNARATRAAKIAPRPLDLLRPVVRAPTVKYNRKVRAGRGFTLAEVKAAGLTAAYARTIGIAVDHRRQNRNQEIFDANVQRLKEYQSKIIVFPRNGKAPEAEQVLSAAATFPIAQPTTDVEARAVQDNGESAFRTLRLARSEKRFRGIREKRAREKAEAEAEKKK from the coding sequence CCATTTCCAAGAATTTACCAATCTTAAAGAATCATTTCAGAAAGCACTGGCAAGAACGTGTTAAGGTGCACTTCGACCAAGCTGGTAAGAAGGTTTCTAGACGTAATGCTAGAGCCACCAGAGCCGCCAAGATTGCTCCAAGACCACTAGATCTTTTGAGACCTGTTGTTAGAGCCCCAACTGTTAAGTACAACAGAAAGGTCAGAGCTGGTAGAGGTTTCACATTGGCCGAAGTTAAAGCCGCTGGTTTGACTGCTGCTTATGCCAGAACCATCGGTATTGCTGTTGACCACAGACGTCAAAACAGAAACCAAGAAATCTTTGACGCTAACGTCCAAAGATTGAAGGAATACCAATCCAAGATTATTGTTTTCCCAAGAAACGGTAAGGCCCCAGAAGCTGAACAAGTTTTGTCTGCTGCTGCTACTTTCCCAATTGCTCAACCAACTACTGATGTTGAAGCTAGAGCTGTCCAAGACAATGGTGAATCTGCTTTCAGAACCTTGAGATTGGCCAGATCCGAAAAGAGATTCAGAGGTATCAGAGAAAAGAGAGCTAGAGAAAAGGCTGAAGCTGAAgctgaaaagaagaaatag
- the THI3 gene encoding branched-chain-2-oxoacid decarboxylase THI3 (Regulatory protein that binds Pdc2p and Thi2p transcription factors~similar to YDL080C): MNSSYTQRYALPKYIAISDYLFHRLNQLNIHTIFGLSGEFSMPLLDKLYNIPNLRWAGNSNELNAAYAADGYSRLKGLGCLITTFGVGELSAINGVAGSYAEHVGILHIVGMPPTSAQTKQLLLHHTLGNGDFTVFHRIASDVACYTTLIVDSELCADEVDKCIKMAWIEQRPVYMGMPVNQVNLPIESARLNTPLDLQLHKNDPDVEKEVISRILTFMYKSQNPAIIVDACTSRQNLIEETKELCSRLKFPVFVTPMGKGTVNETDPQFGGVFTGSISAPEVREVVDFADFIIVIGCMLSEFSTSTFHFQYKTKNCALLYSTSVKLKNATYPDLSVKLLLQKLLTNLDESKLSYRPSEQPSMMVPRPYPAGNVLLRQEWVWNEISHWFQPGDIIITETGASAFGVNQTRFPVNTLGISQALWGSVGYTMGACLGAEFAVQEINKDKFPATKHRVILFMGDGAFQLTAQELSTIVKWGLTPYIFVMNNQGYSVDRFLHHRSDASYYDIQPWNYLGLLRVFGCTNYETKKIITVGEFRSMISDPNFGINDKIRMIEIMLPPRDVPQALLDRWVVEKEQSKQMQEENENSSAVDTPTPEFQPLLKKIKLDTDMISPPYYQGPP, encoded by the coding sequence ATGAATTCTAGCTATACACAGAGATATGCACTGCCGAAGTATATAGCAATATCAGATTATCTTTTTCACCGGCTCAACCAACTGAATATACATACCATATTTGGGCTTTCTGGAGAGTTCAGCATGCCTTTGTTGGATAAACTTTACAACATTCCAAACTTACGATGGGCCGGTAATTCCAATGAGTTAAATGCTGCCTATGCAGCAGATGGATACTCACGGTTAAAAGGTTTGGGATGCCTTATAACGACCTTTGGTGTAGGCGAATTATCGGCAATCAATGGCGTAGCCGGATCTTACGCTGAACATGTAGGAATACTTCACATAGTGGGTATGCCACCGACAAGTGCGCAAACAAAACAATTACTATTGCACCATACCCTAGGAAATGGCGATTTCACGGTCTTCCATAGAATAGCCAGTGATGTAGCATGTTATACAACGTTGATTGTTGACTCTGAACTATGTGCTGACGAAGTCGATAAGTGCATAAAAATGGCTTGGATAGAACAGAGGCCAGTATACATGGGCATGCCTGTTAACCAGGTAAATCTCCCGATTGAATCAGCAAGGCTGAATACCCCTTTGGATTTACAATTGCATAAAAACGATCCAGATGTAGAAAAGGAGGTTATTTCTCGAATATTAACTTTTATGTATAAAAGCCAGAATCCCGCAATCATCGTAGATGCATGTACTAGTAGACAGAATTTAATCGAAGAGACTAAAGAGCTTTGTAGTAGGCTTAAATTTCCAGTTTTTGTTACACCCATGGGTAAGGGCACAGTAAACGAAACAGATCCGCAATTTGGAGGTGTATTCACAGGCTCTATATCGGCCCCAGAAGTTAGAGAAGTAGTCGATTTTGCCGATTTTATCATCGTCATTGGTTGCATGCTGTCCGAATTCAGCACATCAACTTTCCACTTCCAATATAAAACTAAAAATTGCGCGCTACTATACTCTACTTCtgtaaaattgaagaatgcCACATACCCCGACTTGAGCGttaaattattattacagAAATTATTGACAAATCTTGACGAATCTAAACTGTCTTACAGACCAAGCGAACAACCTAGCATGATGGTTCCAAGGCCTTATCCAGCAGGAAACGTTCTCTTGAGACAAGAATGGGTCTGGAATGAAATATCTCATTGGTTCCAACCAGGAGACATAATCATAACAGAAACTGGTGCTTCTGCTTTCGGGGTCAACCAGACCAGATTCCCGGTGAATACACTAGGTATTTCTCAAGCTCTTTGGGGATCTGTTGGATACACGATGGGAGCGTGTCTTGGGGCCGAGTTTGCTGTTCAAGAGATAAACAAAGATAAATTCCCCGCGACTAAGCATAGGGTTATCCTTTTCATGGGTGACGGTGCTTTCCAATTGACGGCACAAGAATTATCCACAATTGTAAAGTGGGGCTTGACGCCTTATATTTTTGTGATGAACAACCAAGGTTACTCTGTCGACAGGTTTTTACACCACAGGTCAGATGCCAGTTATTATGATATTCAACCTTGGAACTACTTGGGATTATTACGGGTATTTGGTTGTACAAATTACGAAACGAAAAAGATCATTACTGTTGGAGAATTCAGATCTATGATCAGTGACCCTAACTTTGGAATTAATGACAAAATTCGAATGATAGAGATTATGCTACCACCGAGGGATGTTCCACAAGCTCTGCTTGATAGATGGGTGGTCGAAAAAGAACAGAGTAAACAAatgcaagaagaaaacgaaaattCTAGTGCAGTGGATACACCAACTCCAGAATTCCAACCacttctaaaaaaaatcaaattaGACACTGACATGATCTCTCCGCCCTATTATCAGGGTCCTCCATGA
- the RPP1A gene encoding ribosomal protein P1 (Ribosomal stalk protein P1 alpha~similar to YDL081C), with product MSTESALSYAALILADSEIEISSEKLLTLTNAANVPVENIWADIFAKALDGQNLKDLLVNFSAGAAAPAGVSGGVAGGEAGEAEAEKEEEEAKEESDDDMGFGLFD from the coding sequence atgtcTACTGAATCCGCTTTGTCTTACGCTGCCTTGATTTTGGCCGACTCTGAAATCGAAATCTCTTCTGAAAAGTTGTTGACTTTGACTAACGCTGCCAACGTCCCAGTTGAAAATATCTGGGCTGATATTTTTGCTAAGGCTTTGGACGGCCAAAACTTGAAGGACTTATTGGTCAACTTCAGTGCTGGTGCTGCTGCTCCAGCTGGTGTCTCCGGTGGTGTCGCTGGTGGTGAAGCTGGTGAAGCTGAAgctgaaaaggaagaagaagaagctaaaGAAGAATCCGATGATGACATGGGTTTCGGTTTATTTGATTAG